The Mycolicibacterium mageritense genome contains a region encoding:
- a CDS encoding DUF3558 domain-containing protein codes for MRRRVVKAAVVAVTALVTATGCSHTVAGEARRAQADTADPDRSFGYVDDRCGLLVDSSIQELLHADNVVRPYSGAVCQYVLSRNGAGPSPMMIDVVFSWFESGTLQRERALAQERGAKITDTVVERREGFLARRDVTGAACAATAAAGSGVLSWWVQFRGQNSGDPCKDAELLLSKTLQSEL; via the coding sequence ATGCGTCGGCGTGTTGTGAAGGCTGCTGTCGTGGCGGTCACGGCGTTGGTGACCGCCACGGGGTGTTCGCACACCGTGGCCGGGGAGGCCCGGCGGGCCCAGGCCGACACCGCGGATCCCGACCGCAGCTTCGGCTACGTCGACGACAGGTGCGGATTGCTGGTCGACAGTTCGATCCAGGAACTGCTCCACGCGGACAACGTGGTGCGGCCCTACAGCGGTGCGGTGTGCCAGTACGTGTTGTCGCGGAACGGCGCGGGTCCGTCGCCGATGATGATCGACGTCGTCTTCTCGTGGTTCGAGAGTGGCACCTTGCAGCGCGAACGCGCGTTGGCGCAGGAGCGGGGGGCCAAGATCACCGACACCGTGGTGGAACGGCGGGAGGGATTTCTCGCGCGTCGCGATGTCACGGGCGCGGCGTGCGCCGCAACCGCTGCGGCCGGTTCGGGCGTGCTCAGTTGGTGGGTCCAGTTCCGGGGCCAGAACAGCGGAGACCCGTGCAAGGACGCGGAGCTGTTGCTGTCGAAGACGCTGCAGTCGGAGCTCTGA
- a CDS encoding DUF3558 domain-containing protein has product MARRTRVGAVVAGAVLGVVLASGCGSPDQHEQPAPSNAPGSGFHSADCNGVTDADVNKAIGTAMFTKAVVSDSGCFWQENTVLGTFGAGMGISTWWYRGSDMDTERTLEQRAGRTLTELSIDGNKGFKAFDANVCSIYVAKGQDVITWSIQSMNPAMLPDLCTVTEQLARLSQDRVN; this is encoded by the coding sequence ATGGCTCGTCGTACGCGTGTGGGCGCCGTCGTCGCCGGCGCCGTCCTGGGCGTCGTGCTCGCGAGTGGGTGCGGCAGCCCGGATCAGCACGAACAACCGGCCCCGTCCAACGCGCCCGGCAGCGGTTTTCACAGCGCTGATTGCAACGGCGTGACCGATGCCGACGTCAACAAGGCCATCGGCACCGCGATGTTCACCAAGGCGGTCGTGAGCGACTCGGGCTGCTTCTGGCAGGAGAACACGGTGCTCGGCACGTTCGGTGCCGGCATGGGCATCTCGACCTGGTGGTACCGGGGCAGCGACATGGACACCGAACGCACCCTTGAGCAGCGAGCCGGCCGCACCCTGACCGAACTGTCGATCGACGGCAACAAGGGTTTCAAGGCCTTCGACGCCAACGTCTGCAGCATCTATGTGGCCAAGGGTCAGGACGTCATCACGTGGTCGATCCAGTCGATGAATCCCGCGATGCTCCCCGATCTGTGCACCGTCACAGAACAACTCGCCAGGCTCAGTCAGGACCGCGTCAACTGA
- a CDS encoding TetR/AcrR family transcriptional regulator, with amino-acid sequence MSARPEPHPVGGRPRAARTTKLSREMIVNAALTFLDREGWDALTINALANQLGTKGPSLYNHVHSLEDLRRTVRMRVIDDIIAMLNTVAQGRTREDAVVVMASAYRSYAHHHPGRYSAFTRMPFGGDDPEYSAATRAAAGPVIAVLASFGLEGEDAFYAALEFWSALHGFVLLEMTGVMDDIDTDAVFTDMLLRLASGMERR; translated from the coding sequence ATGTCAGCTCGGCCCGAGCCGCATCCAGTAGGCGGCCGGCCTCGCGCGGCGCGGACCACCAAGCTGAGTCGCGAGATGATCGTCAACGCGGCGCTTACGTTCCTCGATCGCGAGGGCTGGGACGCGCTGACCATCAACGCGCTGGCCAATCAGCTGGGGACGAAGGGCCCATCGCTGTACAACCACGTGCACAGCCTCGAAGACCTGCGGCGCACCGTCCGGATGCGGGTGATCGACGACATCATCGCGATGCTCAACACGGTTGCGCAGGGGCGCACGCGCGAGGATGCCGTGGTCGTGATGGCCAGCGCGTACCGCAGCTACGCCCACCACCATCCCGGCCGGTACTCGGCGTTCACGCGGATGCCGTTCGGTGGGGACGACCCCGAGTACTCGGCGGCCACGCGTGCCGCGGCGGGCCCGGTTATCGCGGTCCTGGCCTCGTTCGGCCTGGAAGGGGAGGACGCCTTCTACGCGGCGCTGGAATTCTGGTCGGCACTGCACGGGTTCGTACTGCTGGAGATGACGGGTGTGATGGACGACATCGACACCGATGCGGTGTTCACCGACATGCTGCTGCGGTTGGCCTCCGGAATGGAACGTCGCTAG
- the rpsL gene encoding 30S ribosomal protein S12, whose translation MPTIQQLVRKGRRDKIAKVKTAALKGSPQRRGVCTRVYTTTPKKPNSALRKVARVKLTSQVEVTAYIPGEGHNLQEHSMVLVRGGRVKDLPGVRYKIIRGSLDTQGVKNRKQARSRYGAKKEKS comes from the coding sequence ATGCCAACCATCCAGCAGCTGGTCCGCAAGGGCCGCCGCGACAAGATCGCCAAGGTCAAGACCGCGGCCCTCAAGGGCAGCCCGCAGCGCCGCGGAGTGTGCACTCGCGTGTACACCACCACCCCGAAGAAGCCGAACTCGGCGCTTCGGAAGGTCGCTCGTGTGAAGCTGACCAGCCAGGTCGAGGTCACCGCCTACATCCCGGGCGAGGGCCACAACCTGCAGGAGCACTCCATGGTGCTGGTGCGCGGCGGTCGTGTGAAGGATCTGCCGGGTGTGCGCTACAAGATCATCCGCGGTTCGCTCGACACCCAGGGTGTGAAGAACCGCAAGCAGGCCCGCAGCCGCTACGGCGCGAAGAAGGAGAAGAGCTGA
- the rpsG gene encoding 30S ribosomal protein S7, with amino-acid sequence MPRKGPAPKRPLVNDPVYGSQLVTQLVNKVLLQGKKSLAERIVYGALEQARDKTGTDPVVTLKRALDNVKPALEVRSRRVGGATYQVPVEVRPDRSTTLALRWLVSFSRQRREKTMVERLANEILDASNGLGASVKRREDTHKMAEANRAFAHYRW; translated from the coding sequence ATGCCGCGCAAGGGACCGGCGCCCAAGCGCCCGTTGGTCAACGACCCGGTCTACGGATCGCAGCTGGTCACCCAGCTGGTCAACAAGGTTCTCCTGCAGGGGAAGAAATCGCTGGCCGAGCGCATTGTCTATGGTGCGCTCGAGCAGGCCCGCGACAAGACCGGCACCGATCCGGTCGTCACCCTCAAGCGTGCTCTCGACAACGTCAAGCCGGCCCTCGAGGTCCGCAGCCGCCGCGTCGGTGGCGCGACCTACCAGGTGCCTGTCGAGGTTCGTCCGGACCGGTCCACCACGCTGGCGCTGCGCTGGCTGGTGAGCTTCTCGCGGCAGCGCCGGGAGAAGACCATGGTCGAGCGGCTGGCCAACGAGATCCTGGATGCCAGCAACGGCCTGGGTGCGTCGGTGAAGCGGCGCGAGGACACCCACAAGATGGCCGAAGCGAACCGGGCTTTCGCGCACTACCGCTGGTGA
- the fusA gene encoding elongation factor G — MAQDVLTDLSKVRNIGIMAHIDAGKTTTTERILYYTGVNYKIGETHDGASTTDWMEQEQERGITITSAAVTCFWNGNQINIIDTPGHVDFTVEVERSLRVLDGAVAVFDGKEGVEPQSEQVWRQADKYDVPRICFVNKMDKLGADFYFTVQTIKDRLGAKPLVIQLPIGAENDFEGIVDLVEMNAKVWRGETKLGESYETVEIPADLVEKAEQYRSELLDTVAETDEALLEKYLGGEELTIDEIKGAIRKLTVSSELYPVLCGSAFKNKGVQPMLDAVIDYLPSPLDVESVKGHVPGKEDEEVLRKPSTDEPFSALAFKIAVHPFFGKLTYVRVYSGKVESGAQVVNATKGKKERLGKLFQMHANKENPVESAAAGHIYAVIGLKDTTTGDTLSDPNNQVVLESMTFPDPVIEVAIEPKTKSDQEKLGTAIQKLAEEDPTFKVHLDQETGQTVIGGMGELHLDILVDRMRREFKVEANVGKPQVAYRETIRRKVEKVEYTHKKQTGGSGQFAKVLIDLEPFTGEDGATYEFENKVTGGRIPREYIPSVDAGAQDAMQYGVLAGYPLVNLKVTLLDGAYHEVDSSEMAFKVAGSQVLKKAAQAAQPVILEPIMAVEVTTPEDYMGDVIGDLNSRRGQIQAMEERSGARVVKAQVPLSEMFGYVGDLRSKTQGRANYSMVFDSYAEVPANVSKEIIAKATGQ; from the coding sequence GTGGCACAGGACGTGCTTACTGACCTGAGCAAGGTCCGCAACATCGGCATCATGGCGCACATCGACGCCGGTAAGACGACGACGACGGAGCGCATCCTCTACTACACCGGCGTCAACTACAAGATCGGTGAGACGCATGACGGTGCGTCGACCACCGACTGGATGGAGCAGGAGCAGGAGCGGGGTATCACCATCACCTCGGCTGCCGTCACCTGCTTCTGGAACGGCAACCAGATCAACATCATCGACACCCCCGGGCACGTCGACTTCACCGTTGAGGTGGAGCGGTCGCTGCGCGTGCTCGATGGTGCGGTCGCCGTGTTCGACGGCAAGGAAGGCGTTGAGCCGCAGTCCGAGCAGGTGTGGCGGCAGGCCGACAAGTACGACGTCCCGCGTATCTGCTTCGTCAACAAGATGGACAAGCTGGGCGCGGACTTCTACTTCACCGTCCAGACCATCAAGGACCGCCTCGGCGCGAAGCCGCTCGTGATCCAGCTGCCGATCGGCGCGGAGAACGACTTCGAGGGCATCGTCGACCTGGTCGAGATGAACGCCAAGGTGTGGCGCGGCGAGACCAAGCTCGGGGAGAGCTACGAGACCGTCGAGATTCCCGCGGACCTGGTCGAGAAGGCCGAGCAGTACCGCAGCGAGCTGCTGGACACCGTCGCCGAGACCGACGAGGCCCTGCTGGAGAAGTACCTGGGCGGCGAAGAGCTGACCATCGACGAGATCAAGGGTGCGATCCGCAAGCTGACGGTGTCGAGCGAGCTGTACCCGGTGCTGTGCGGCAGCGCGTTCAAGAACAAGGGTGTGCAGCCGATGCTGGACGCCGTGATCGACTACCTCCCGTCGCCGCTCGATGTCGAGTCCGTCAAGGGCCACGTCCCCGGCAAGGAGGACGAAGAGGTTCTGCGCAAGCCGTCCACCGACGAGCCGTTCTCGGCGCTGGCGTTCAAGATCGCCGTGCACCCGTTCTTCGGCAAGCTCACCTACGTCCGCGTGTACTCGGGCAAGGTCGAGTCCGGCGCGCAGGTGGTCAACGCCACCAAGGGCAAGAAGGAGCGGCTGGGCAAGCTGTTCCAGATGCACGCCAACAAGGAGAACCCGGTCGAGTCGGCCGCCGCCGGTCACATCTACGCGGTGATCGGCCTCAAGGACACCACCACCGGTGACACCCTGAGCGATCCGAACAACCAGGTTGTGCTGGAGTCGATGACCTTCCCCGATCCGGTTATCGAGGTGGCCATCGAGCCCAAGACCAAGAGCGACCAGGAGAAGCTCGGCACGGCGATCCAGAAGCTCGCCGAGGAAGACCCGACCTTCAAGGTGCACCTGGACCAGGAGACCGGCCAGACCGTCATCGGCGGCATGGGCGAGCTGCACCTGGACATCCTGGTGGACCGCATGCGTCGCGAGTTCAAGGTCGAGGCCAACGTCGGCAAGCCGCAGGTGGCCTACCGGGAGACCATCCGCCGCAAGGTGGAGAAGGTCGAGTACACCCACAAGAAGCAGACGGGTGGCTCGGGCCAGTTCGCGAAGGTGCTCATCGATCTCGAGCCGTTCACCGGCGAGGACGGTGCCACCTACGAGTTCGAGAACAAGGTCACCGGTGGCCGCATCCCGCGCGAGTACATCCCGTCGGTGGATGCCGGTGCGCAGGACGCCATGCAGTACGGCGTGCTCGCCGGCTACCCGCTGGTGAACCTGAAGGTGACGCTGCTCGACGGCGCCTACCACGAGGTCGACTCCTCGGAAATGGCGTTCAAGGTGGCGGGTTCGCAGGTGCTGAAGAAGGCCGCGCAGGCTGCGCAGCCGGTCATCCTGGAGCCCATCATGGCTGTCGAGGTCACGACACCCGAGGACTACATGGGTGACGTGATCGGCGACCTGAACTCCCGCCGTGGTCAGATCCAGGCCATGGAGGAGCGCAGCGGTGCGCGCGTCGTCAAGGCGCAGGTTCCGCTGTCGGAGATGTTCGGCTACGTCGGCGACCTCCGGTCGAAGACCCAGGGCCGGGCGAACTACTCCATGGTGTTCGACTCGTACGCCGAGGTTCCGGCGAACGTGTCGAAGGAGATCATCGCGAAGGCCACCGGCCAGTAG
- the tuf gene encoding elongation factor Tu — MAKAKFERTKPHVNIGTIGHVDHGKTTLTAAITKVLHDKYPDLNESRAFDQIDNAPEERQRGITINISHVEYQTDKRHYAHVDAPGHADYIKNMITGAAQMDGAILVVAATDGPMPQTREHVLLARQVGVPYILVALNKSDAVDDEELIELVEMEVRELLAAQDFDEEAPVVRVSALKALEGDEKWVKSVEELMEAVDESIPDPVRETDKPFLMPVEDVFTITGRGTVVTGRVERGVINVNEEVEIVGIRPDTTKTTVTGVEMFRKLLDQGQAGDNVGLLLRGIKREDVERGQVVVKPGTTTPHTDFEGQVYILSKDEGGRHTPFFNNYRPQFYFRTTDVTGVVTLPEGTEMVMPGDNTDISVKLIQPVAMDEGLRFAIREGGRTVGAGRVTKINK; from the coding sequence GTGGCGAAGGCGAAGTTCGAGCGGACGAAGCCGCACGTCAACATCGGGACCATCGGTCACGTTGACCACGGCAAGACCACGCTGACCGCAGCAATCACCAAGGTTCTGCACGACAAGTACCCCGATTTGAACGAGTCGCGCGCATTCGACCAGATCGACAATGCGCCTGAAGAGCGTCAGCGCGGCATCACGATCAACATCTCCCACGTGGAGTACCAGACCGACAAGCGCCACTACGCGCACGTCGATGCCCCCGGCCACGCCGACTACATCAAGAACATGATCACCGGTGCGGCCCAGATGGACGGCGCCATCCTGGTGGTCGCCGCCACCGACGGCCCGATGCCGCAGACCCGCGAGCACGTGCTGCTGGCCCGCCAGGTGGGTGTGCCCTACATCCTGGTCGCGCTGAACAAGTCGGACGCCGTGGATGACGAGGAGCTCATCGAGCTCGTCGAGATGGAGGTCCGCGAACTGCTGGCCGCCCAGGACTTCGACGAGGAGGCCCCCGTGGTCCGCGTCTCGGCGCTCAAGGCGCTCGAGGGCGATGAGAAGTGGGTCAAGTCGGTCGAGGAGCTCATGGAGGCCGTCGACGAGTCGATCCCGGATCCGGTTCGTGAGACCGACAAGCCGTTCCTGATGCCCGTCGAGGACGTCTTCACCATCACCGGCCGCGGCACCGTGGTCACCGGTCGTGTGGAGCGCGGCGTGATCAACGTGAACGAGGAAGTCGAGATCGTCGGCATCCGTCCCGACACCACCAAGACCACGGTCACCGGTGTCGAGATGTTCCGCAAGCTGCTCGACCAGGGCCAGGCCGGTGACAACGTCGGTCTGCTGCTCCGTGGCATCAAGCGTGAGGACGTCGAGCGTGGCCAGGTTGTGGTCAAGCCCGGCACCACCACGCCGCACACCGACTTCGAGGGCCAGGTCTACATCCTGTCCAAGGACGAGGGTGGCCGCCACACGCCGTTCTTCAACAACTACCGTCCGCAGTTCTACTTCCGCACCACCGACGTGACCGGTGTGGTGACGCTGCCGGAGGGCACCGAGATGGTCATGCCCGGTGACAACACCGACATCTCCGTCAAGCTGATCCAGCCCGTCGCCATGGACGAGGGCCTGCGCTTCGCGATCCGCGAGGGCGGCCGTACCGTCGGCGCCGGCCGGGTTACCAAGATCAACAAGTAA
- a CDS encoding cutinase family protein, whose amino-acid sequence MFRRISALTGAAVVGAAALMGIFSAGTASAAPGCPDVHWIGVAGSGERVDPTADGGMGRVVYRSLQDFSRMVQRDGRTMTVEAVEYPAVAVPADGDLIGWGGFMGSVDAGVAALANQYTAFTQQCPTSKVVLAGYSQGAMVVHRNLNSLAASPNLAAALLVADGDRLPTDPTVNLGTVSAVPGAGKGVAQDWPILAHTPPPLPVSVGAKTISVCDLGDAVCDYDPDAEEVTATAVAIHTSYARSRSGGYAWTWPLYQLLGPSLSVDHLAPTGAPT is encoded by the coding sequence ATGTTTCGACGTATCAGTGCGCTGACCGGCGCCGCCGTGGTCGGAGCCGCGGCGCTGATGGGTATCTTCTCGGCCGGTACGGCCTCTGCGGCGCCGGGTTGCCCGGACGTTCACTGGATCGGCGTCGCCGGCTCGGGGGAGCGGGTCGACCCGACCGCTGACGGTGGGATGGGCCGCGTGGTCTATCGGTCCCTGCAGGATTTCTCGCGGATGGTCCAGCGGGACGGTCGCACCATGACCGTCGAAGCTGTCGAGTATCCGGCGGTCGCAGTGCCCGCCGACGGTGACCTGATCGGCTGGGGCGGCTTCATGGGCAGTGTCGACGCCGGTGTCGCGGCGCTCGCAAACCAGTACACGGCCTTCACCCAGCAGTGCCCGACGTCCAAGGTCGTGTTGGCCGGCTATTCCCAGGGCGCCATGGTGGTGCATCGGAACCTGAATTCGCTTGCGGCAAGCCCGAATTTGGCCGCCGCCCTGCTCGTGGCCGACGGCGACCGGTTGCCGACCGATCCGACGGTGAATCTCGGAACGGTCAGCGCTGTGCCAGGCGCGGGTAAGGGGGTCGCGCAAGACTGGCCGATCTTGGCGCACACACCTCCTCCGTTGCCGGTTTCGGTGGGCGCCAAGACAATCAGCGTGTGCGATCTGGGCGACGCAGTCTGTGACTACGATCCCGATGCCGAAGAGGTGACGGCGACGGCCGTGGCCATACACACGAGCTACGCCCGGTCGCGATCCGGCGGGTATGCGTGGACCTGGCCGCTGTACCAACTCCTCGGGCCGTCGCTGTCGGTCGATCACCTTGCGCCGACCGGTGCGCCGACGTGA